The Nitrospirota bacterium genome includes a window with the following:
- the rpsC gene encoding 30S ribosomal protein S3, whose protein sequence is MGQKVHPIGFRLGFTKFWGSRWYAEREYPALLHEDIKVRKVVKEKLSHAGVSKIEIERSAQTAKINIFTARPGIIIGRKGAEVDKLKKDLVTLTGKQIYINIMEVKKPEIEAQLVAENIAMQLVKRIAFRRAMKKSVVTALRFGAQGIKIRCSGRLAGAEIARAEWYKEGRVPLHTLRADIDYGFAEAKTTYGQIGIKVWIYKGEILPEKEGGAGAIA, encoded by the coding sequence TTGGGTCAGAAAGTTCATCCAATAGGGTTTAGATTAGGCTTTACAAAATTCTGGGGTTCGCGCTGGTACGCTGAAAGAGAATATCCTGCATTGCTCCATGAAGACATAAAGGTAAGGAAGGTTGTAAAGGAAAAGCTGTCACATGCAGGTGTGTCCAAAATAGAGATAGAGCGTTCCGCACAAACAGCGAAGATAAATATTTTTACTGCTAGGCCTGGAATTATTATAGGCAGAAAAGGCGCTGAGGTTGACAAGCTGAAGAAGGACCTTGTAACGCTTACCGGCAAACAGATTTATATAAATATAATGGAAGTAAAGAAGCCGGAGATAGAGGCCCAGCTTGTTGCAGAAAATATTGCTATGCAGTTGGTAAAAAGGATAGCGTTCAGGCGGGCAATGAAGAAGAGTGTTGTGACTGCATTGAGGTTCGGTGCACAGGGTATAAAGATAAGATGCTCCGGCAGGCTTGCGGGTGCTGAGATAGCAAGGGCTGAGTGGTATAAAGAGGGAAGGGTGCCGTTACATACACTGAGGGCGGACATAGATTATGGATTTGCAGAAGCTAAGACTACTTATGGACAGATAGGGATTAAGGTGTGGATATACAAAGGAGAGATACTCCCGGAAAAGGAGGGTGGTGCCGGTGCTATCGCCTAA
- the rplV gene encoding 50S ribosomal protein L22, translating into MEATAILRYARVAPRKARKVIDLVRGKDVGEAISILKFLPQHSSFLIEKVLRSAIANAKQKNVGDIDELIVSQAFVDQGPALKRFKAGPMGRGMTRKKFMSHITMVLTPKGDK; encoded by the coding sequence ATGGAAGCAACTGCAATATTAAGATACGCAAGGGTGGCACCAAGGAAGGCAAGGAAGGTAATTGACCTTGTCAGGGGAAAAGATGTCGGCGAGGCGATTTCTATTTTAAAATTTCTGCCTCAACATTCCTCATTCCTGATTGAAAAGGTGTTAAGGTCTGCTATAGCCAATGCCAAGCAAAAAAATGTCGGTGATATAGATGAACTTATTGTGTCACAGGCTTTTGTAGACCAGGGGCCTGCTTTAAAAAGGTTTAAGGCAGGGCCAATGGGACGTGGCATGACAAGAAAAAAGTTCATGAGTCATATAACAATGGTGTTAACTCCTAAAGGTGATAAGTAA